CTGGGGTAAATATCACTACGCCAAACGGTGTATTGAATAACGCTCCAATTATTCGTGTACGTGGTACATCTTCTATCAACCAAAGTTCATCTCCATTGATTGTAATTGATGGAATGCCAATTAACTCTGGTGACGTATCTTCAGGTGGTTATACAGTAAACAACCCATTAGGCGATATTAACCCTTCCGATATTGAGTCTGTAGAGATTTTGAAAGATGCTTCGGCTACAGCTATCTATGGTTCAAGAGCTGCTGCAGGTGTAATGTTGATTACTACTAAAAAGGGTAAAGAGGGTAAAGCAAAGTTATCATACGATACTTGGGTAGGTACAACACAAACATTTAGAAAATTCAAAATGTTGGATGCACAACAATTTATGGATTTGAAAAACGAGGCTTCAAGAAATGCAGGTTTGGCTGACCAATTCTTCCCTTCGTACAATGCCGATGGTAGCTTAGTAAATACAAACTGGTATGATTATGTTTACCAAACGGGTGTTTCTCAAAGCCACAACTTGAGCTTGAATGGTGGAAATAAAGACACTAAATACTCGTTTTCGGTAGGATATACAGACCAAGAGGGTATGATTAAAAAGAACACTTTTAGTCGTATGACAGGTCGTATGAACGTTTCACACAGATTGAATGATTATATTTCTATTGGTTCAAACATTACTTATGCCAATAGCTTTAACCAGTCACCAAACACAGGTACAACAGGTGCTTTCTCAACAGGTGGTTTGGGTCGTTTGCCATTGGTATTAGCTCCAAATATTGCTCCTTACAATGCTGACGGTTCTTATAACATTAACAAAGCTGGTAACAACATGGGCTTAGGTAAAAACCTTGTAGGCCCTGGAGGGTATTATAACCCACTTCCAGATTTGGATTTGAGTAAATTTACTTCTGAAAATGCTCACTTAATCGCTAATGTATTTGCAGATGTAAGGTTGTTCAAAGGCTTGGTGTTCAGAACATCTTATGGTATGGACAATACTCAGGTAGAAGATATTGCATTCAGTAACCCTGTACATGGTGAAGGTGGTGGAAGTAATGGTGTAGCAACTAACTACTATACTAATATAAAACAATGGAACTGGCAGAACTATTTGACGTATGACTTCAATATTGAGAAAAGTAACTTTAGCGTAGTATTAGGTACTGAATCTCAGAAGTTCACAATCAACCGTTGGGGGGCTTCTCGTAACAACGTTTCTGACCCATTCTTTACAAGTTTCCAAGGAAGCTTTGTTAATAACGTAGCTGGTACTAGTAACTACCAAACACAAAATGGCTTGGTATCATATTTTGGTCGTGTAAACTACGATTTCGACAAGAAATATATTGCTTCATTCACTTTGCGTAGCGATGGTTATTCGGCTTATGCAGTTGGTAACAAATGGGGTACATTCCCTGGTGCATCATTAGGATGGCGTTTGTCGGAAGAATCTTTCTGGAAAGAGTCGGTTATTGCTAACACCGTAAACGAATTGAAATTGCGTACAAGCTGGGGCCGTGTAGGTAATACAGGTGTAAGTGATTTCGCTTCATTGAGTTTATTTGGTTCTGGTTTGTATGGTTCTTCTCCAACTTGGGCATTTACACAAGCTGGAAACCCTAACTTGAGATGGGAACAAAGTACTAAATTGGATATTGGTGTAAGCTACGGCTTGTTCAAAGACAGAATTACGGGTGAAATTAACTATTACAAAAACGATATTAATGACCTAGTATTGGCAGAGCCACAAGCTCCTTCTCGTGGTGTTCCAAACAACTCTATCAACACAAACGTTGGGTCAATGGTTAACAAAGGTTGGGAATTTACATTGAATGCTTTGGTATTAGAGAAAAAAGATTTCACTTGGAATGCTAACTTCAATATCTCTACTAACTCGAATGAAGTGTTAGCATTGGCAAACAACAACGCTGATATTATTGCATTTACGGGTGGTTTGGAAAGCTCAAACATCGTGCGTGTAGGTTATCCAGTAGGTAGTATTTTTGCTGTAGAAACAAGAGGTGTTAACCCTGCAAATGGACAACGCATTTTTGTGAATGTTAAAGGTGAAGAAGTACAATACTCTCACCCAGGAAAATGGACGTATGTAAAAGATGGCTCAACAGCTCCAGCTATTACAGGTTCTGACCGTGTAGTAATGGGTACAGCTACACCAACATTCTTTGGTGGTTTTGACAATACATTCAAATACAAAGCTTTTGACTTTGGCGTATTCTTGCAATTCTCAGGTGGCAACTATATCTATAATGGTACAAAAGCTGGTTTGCGTGACCAACGTGCTTGGAACAACCACACAGATATTATCAACCGCTGGCAAAAAGCAGGCGATGTAACAAACATCCCTCGTTTGGTATTTGGTGACAACATCTCTAATGGTTCATCAACACCAATTTCTGAAAACGTAGAAAAAGGTGATTTCCTTCGTATGCGTAACATTTCGTTAGGCTATACATTCAAAAAAGGTTTGTTGGAAAAAGCTAAAATCTCAAGTGCAAGATTGTATGCTCAAGTACAAAATGCCTTTATTATCACTGGATATACTGGTGCTGACCCTGAAATCTCAACAAACCGTGGTACTGCTTCAAACATTGCTCCTGGTGTTGACCGTAACTCTACGCCACAAGCGCGTACTTATACTGTGGGTCTTTCAGTTAATTTCTAATTTTAAATTGATTTTACGATGAAAAAATATATCAATGTAACTTTTAAAAATGTAGGAAAGACTATCAAAGTATCGGTGGCTTCCCTCATGATGCTGGCAGTAATGTCGGCCTGCGATGAGAAAAGTTTGTTAGAACCAACTCCAATTACGTCTTTGTCAGATTTGCAAGCGTTTTCTACTCCCGACCGTATTTTGGCTCAGGTGAATGGCTTGTATTCAAGTACAAAAAATGGACAGCTTTTCGGTGGTCGTTATTATGTTTATAACGATGTGCGTGGCGAGGAGTTTTTGAACGTAACCTCTAATGGTGTTACGGCTCTCCAAACTTGGAACCATACCAACAACTCGTCTTCAAACGAACCAACAAACATGTGGAATACAGCCTATTTGGCTATTAACCGTGCCAATTTGTTTATTGAAGGCTTAGACAAAAATCCTAATGTTATTGATGCCACTTTGGCTACACAATATAAGGCCGAAGCTAGATTCTTGAGAGCTTTGGTGTATTATTCTTTGGTAAATACTTATGCTCAGCCATATACTAAAGATAATGGAGCTAGCTTAGGCGTACCTTTGCGTTTGACTGGTGAGGTTGGTAGTGGTAACAACAACCTAAAAAGAAGTACTGTTGCAGAAGTTTATACACAAATCTTAGCAGATTTGAATTTTGCAGAACAAAACTTACCTGCATCTTATGCTTCGGCAGCTTTGAACACAACGCGTGCTCATAAAAACAGTGCGATAGCTTTGAAGGTTCGTATCAATTTGATTACAGGAAAATGGAATGATGTTGTGACTGAAGCTAACAAAATTGTTTCGGCAACTGCCCCTTTCAAAGCAAGTACTGGTGTTGCAAATGCTCTACAAGCTAACGTAGCTTCTGTTTTTGCTGCTCCTTATACCACTGTTGAGTCTATCTTTTCATTCCCAATGGGCGATAACGACTTACCTGGTACACAAAATGGTTTGGCTAGTTATTATTTGCCTTTGATTGGTATTGGCGACTTCTCTTTGAACCCAAGTGGCATTTTGGCTAGCTCGGCGTTTTCAGCTACAGATGCAAGACGTACCAACTTTGTTAGAAATGACTTTGCTAGTGACCAAGGACGTTTCCGTTTAACAAAATTCCCTACAGGACCAGTTCATAAAGATTTTGTACCTGTGCTTCGTTATGCTGAGGTTTTATTGAACCTTGCTGAAGCAAAAGCAAGATTGGCTGGTGCTAGTGTAGATGCCTCGGCTTTGGCCTTGTTAAATGCTGTTAGAAGTCGTTCATCATCAGCTTATACAGCAGCAGATTTTGCTACAGGTTCTGACTTGGTAAGTGCTATCTTGACCGAAAGAAGAATTGAATTCTTAGGTGAAGGCTTGCGTTCTATTGATTTGCAAAGAACAAATCAGCCACTTCCAGCTAAAGCGAATATTGCAGCTATTCCTGTAACATCGCCAGCTTATATTTGGCCGATTCCACAATCTGAAATCAACGTGAATAAGGATTGTGCACCAAATCCATAAGAACAAAACGTTAATATAACAATTGAGTATATAAAGAAGGTTGGCCTTGATTGGTCAACCTTCTTTTATTTTTTACCAATGGAATAACTTAAAAAAATCCTATTAATGTGTATATAGAAGATTTACTCAGGTTTGGCAAAAATAGGAATTGGGAGTAGGAATACTGGCTAATTGATTATTCATTGAAATAATATTTTGTGATAAGTATAAATACTCTATATGCCTTTTGTTGGGAGGTTTCGTAAAAGCGTTTTTAACCATAAAATACTCATATAAGAAATAGAAATTTCGACATGAATTATATTACTTATTGTGGGCTTTATTTGTATTTATCAAATTAAATACTGTACTTTACAATGAATTTGAGATGTATGTCACAAAAATAATTGTTAAAGCAATTGTTAATACATAATTTCATAACACAAAACTATAATAAGTAGCTATTAATCAAGATTTAGAATCAAGTAAAAACCATCATACAACTAAAACTTCTACCACATGAATTACAAAATTATACTTATACTTTTTTCCGTATTTTCTACCAAAGTGCATATTCATAAAGTACAATAACTAAGGAAAATGCACAGAACCCAATATTAGATTGTATATCTATTCTTGGCGTTTATCTCACTATTAATTACCCCCAATATCAGTAGTTTGATTTATCAAGGAATCCCGATTTTTGATAGGGTATTTCTTAACGGCCAATAATCCAAAGTAGGTCGATAGTCATACTAGAATAATCAATAAGAGCTTTGTTATAGCCAATCTTATTACCTGAAAGTGTATTTAAACCAGTATTTTAATAATAAACAAACTAAATAAATAGAACATGAACAAAAAGCTACTAATGAGTTTTGTTTTGGTGTTTTCGCTAGTATTTAGCTTATTCGCACAAGACAGAACTATTACAGGAAAAGTAACGGCTTCAGAAGATGGTTCACCACTTCCAGGGGTAAACGTTACTGTGAAAGGTACATCAAGAGGTACTACAACCAATGGCGATGGTACTTTCAAAATCAATGTTGGAACATCGGCCGCTTTAACTTTCTCTTTTGTTGGTTATAAAAAACAAGATGTACAAGTAGGTGGAAGAAGTGTTGTAAATGTAAGCTTGGTGTCGGATGTGTCTGACCTTGAGGAAGTTGTGGTGATTGGTTATGGTGTTCAGAAAAAATCAAAACTAACATCATCAATTACAAGTGTACAAGGTAAAGATATTGCTGGCTTGACAACACCAAGTTTTGACCAACAGTTGGCTGGTCGTGCTTCGGGGGTACAGGTTACAGTAGGTAGTGGTTTGATCGGACAAGCTCCTCGTATCCGTATTCGTGGTACAAACTCTATTACATCTGGTGGTTCGCCATTAATTGTAATTGATGGTGTGCCGTCTATCGACGGAAA
The DNA window shown above is from Flectobacillus major DSM 103 and carries:
- a CDS encoding SusC/RagA family TonB-linked outer membrane protein — its product is MKKRLLLTMLLVFSASIIFAQSKITGKVTMAENGSELPGVSVSVKGSTRGTTTNGNGVFTINASANETLVFTFVGFKSTSVKVGSRSVIDVQLESDVSELSEVVVVGYGTQSKKVITGAVTSVSGKEIASQPVQSFDQGLQGRVSGVNITTPNGVLNNAPIIRVRGTSSINQSSSPLIVIDGMPINSGDVSSGGYTVNNPLGDINPSDIESVEILKDASATAIYGSRAAAGVMLITTKKGKEGKAKLSYDTWVGTTQTFRKFKMLDAQQFMDLKNEASRNAGLADQFFPSYNADGSLVNTNWYDYVYQTGVSQSHNLSLNGGNKDTKYSFSVGYTDQEGMIKKNTFSRMTGRMNVSHRLNDYISIGSNITYANSFNQSPNTGTTGAFSTGGLGRLPLVLAPNIAPYNADGSYNINKAGNNMGLGKNLVGPGGYYNPLPDLDLSKFTSENAHLIANVFADVRLFKGLVFRTSYGMDNTQVEDIAFSNPVHGEGGGSNGVATNYYTNIKQWNWQNYLTYDFNIEKSNFSVVLGTESQKFTINRWGASRNNVSDPFFTSFQGSFVNNVAGTSNYQTQNGLVSYFGRVNYDFDKKYIASFTLRSDGYSAYAVGNKWGTFPGASLGWRLSEESFWKESVIANTVNELKLRTSWGRVGNTGVSDFASLSLFGSGLYGSSPTWAFTQAGNPNLRWEQSTKLDIGVSYGLFKDRITGEINYYKNDINDLVLAEPQAPSRGVPNNSINTNVGSMVNKGWEFTLNALVLEKKDFTWNANFNISTNSNEVLALANNNADIIAFTGGLESSNIVRVGYPVGSIFAVETRGVNPANGQRIFVNVKGEEVQYSHPGKWTYVKDGSTAPAITGSDRVVMGTATPTFFGGFDNTFKYKAFDFGVFLQFSGGNYIYNGTKAGLRDQRAWNNHTDIINRWQKAGDVTNIPRLVFGDNISNGSSTPISENVEKGDFLRMRNISLGYTFKKGLLEKAKISSARLYAQVQNAFIITGYTGADPEISTNRGTASNIAPGVDRNSTPQARTYTVGLSVNF
- a CDS encoding RagB/SusD family nutrient uptake outer membrane protein, with the translated sequence MKKYINVTFKNVGKTIKVSVASLMMLAVMSACDEKSLLEPTPITSLSDLQAFSTPDRILAQVNGLYSSTKNGQLFGGRYYVYNDVRGEEFLNVTSNGVTALQTWNHTNNSSSNEPTNMWNTAYLAINRANLFIEGLDKNPNVIDATLATQYKAEARFLRALVYYSLVNTYAQPYTKDNGASLGVPLRLTGEVGSGNNNLKRSTVAEVYTQILADLNFAEQNLPASYASAALNTTRAHKNSAIALKVRINLITGKWNDVVTEANKIVSATAPFKASTGVANALQANVASVFAAPYTTVESIFSFPMGDNDLPGTQNGLASYYLPLIGIGDFSLNPSGILASSAFSATDARRTNFVRNDFASDQGRFRLTKFPTGPVHKDFVPVLRYAEVLLNLAEAKARLAGASVDASALALLNAVRSRSSSAYTAADFATGSDLVSAILTERRIEFLGEGLRSIDLQRTNQPLPAKANIAAIPVTSPAYIWPIPQSEINVNKDCAPNP